One stretch of Ipomoea triloba cultivar NCNSP0323 chromosome 8, ASM357664v1 DNA includes these proteins:
- the LOC116026544 gene encoding pre-mRNA-splicing factor ATP-dependent RNA helicase DEAH7 isoform X2, translating to MQKPGEGEVTGPIDLDKTTTTLEPDGASGGGLYIPGKDRVVFRPPERKSLLGLDVLASAKRGGSTVENSFKVPRERVASVVSAIDEETSTETGQLEDVPSRGSRSHTSRRYRDSVASEASISVTEEGRENETVLRPRSDEHYQVPTPSTGRSRTKSSSHDFDHGRERKSRDDYRSKSREVKRDRIDGEEHRHRESSRNHGKEYNDDSRRKRSRYESPRNTRGRSDWDDGRWEWEDTPRRDSSSYTSSRRHEPSPSPMFIGASPDVRLVSPWLGGHTPRSGAASPWDTVAPSPTPIRASGSSVRSSGSRYGGKSSRLSSSANTSRMSEDDGDDRIRGSEDDNQGMEITENMRLEMEYNSDRAWYDREEGSTVFDTDRSALFLGDEASFQKKEAELAKKLTRKDGTKMSLAQSKKLSQLTADNAQWEDRQLLRSGAVKGTEVQTEFDDEDERKVILLVHDTKPPFLDGRIVFTKQAEPVMPIKDPTSDMAIISRKGSVLVREIHEKQSMHKSRQRFWELAGSKLGDILGVEKTAEQVDADTAAVGEQGEVDFKEEARFSQHLKKGEAVSDFAKSKTISQQRQYLPIFSVREELLQVVHENQIVVVVGETGSGKTTQLTQYLHEDGFTTNGIVGCTQPRRVAAMSVAKRVSEEMETDLGEKVGYAIRFEDVTGPNTVIKYMTDGVLLRETLKDSDLEKYRVIVMDEAHERSLNTDVLFGILKKVVARRRDFKLIVTSATLNAQKFSNFFGSVPIFHIPGRTFPVQIMYSKTPCEDYVEAAVKQAMTIHITSAPGDILIFMTGQDEIEATCYALQERMEQLVSSAKQAVPKLLILPIYSQLPADLQAKIFQKAEEGERKCIVATNIAETSLTVDGIFYVIDTGYGKMKVYNPRMGMDALQVFPVSRAAADQRAGRAGRTGPGTCYRLYTENAYQNEMLPSPVPEIQRTNLGNVVLLLKSLKISNLLDFDFMDPPPQENILNSMYQLWVLGALNNVGDLTDLGWKMVEFPLDPPLAKMLLMGEQLECLNEVLTIVSMLSVPSVFFRPKDRAEESDAAREKFFVPESDHLTLLNVYQQWKSNQYRGDWCNDHFLHVKGLRKAREVRSQLLDILKTLKIPLTSCGPDWDIVRKAICSAYFHNAARLKGVGEYVNCRNGMPCHLHPTSALYGLGYTPDYVVYHELILTTKEYMQCVTAVEPQWLAELGPMFFSIKESDTSMLEHKKKQKEEKTAMEEEMENLRKVQAEIDRRNKEKEREKRERQQQQVSMPGLKKPKPSTYLRPKKLGL from the exons ATGCAg AAACCAGGAGAGGGAGAGGTTACTGGACCTATAGACCTTGACAAGACAACTACTACTTTGGAACCTGATGGCGCCAGTGGTGGTGGTCTATATATTCCTGGGAAGGATCGTGTTGTTTTTAGACCTCCAGAGCGGAAATCACTTCTTG GGCTAGATGTGCTTGCAAGTGCAAAAAGAGGAGGATCTACAGTAGAGAATTCATTTAAAGTTCCAAGGGAAAGAGTAGCTTCTGTTGTGTCAGCTATAGATGAAGAGACTTCTACTGAGACTGGACAATTAGAAGATGTTCCATCTAGAGGTTCACGCAGTCACACAAGTAGACGTTATCGTGATTCTGTTGCCAGCGAGGCTTCTATCTCAG TTACTGAAGAAGGACGAGAGAATGAGACAGTCTTGAGGCCTCGGTCTGATGAACACTAtcag gTTCCAACTCCATCTACTGGAAGATCAAGGACTAAGAGTTCATCCCATGATTTTGATCATGGGAGGGAAAGGAAGTCCCGGGATGACTATAGGAGCAAAAGCAGGGAGGTAAAGAGAGATAGAATTGATGGGGAAGAGCATCGCCATAGGGAATCATCACGCAATCATGGAAAAGAATACAATGATGACAGCAGAAGAAAAAGAAGTAGATATGAAAGCCCCAGGAATACACGTG GAAGATCTGACTGGGATGATGGCAGATGGGAGTGGGAAGATACACCTCGTCGAGATAGTTCCTCCTATACTAGCAGCCGACGCCATGAACCTTCACCATCCCCAATGTTTATTGGGGCCTCTCCTGATGTGCGACTTGTTTCCCCGTGGTTGGGAGGCCATACACCTCGTTCTG GAGCTGCTTCTCCTTGGGACACTGTGGCTCCATCTCCAACTCCAATACGAGCATCTGGTTCTTCTGTAAGATCTTCAGGTTCCCGATATGGTGGAAAATCCAGTCGGCTTTCTTCTTCTGCTAATACTTCTCGAATGTCTGAG GATGATGGAGACGATAGAATTCGTGGATCTGAAGACGACAATCAGGGGATGGAGATCACTGAAAATATGCGTCTAGAGATGGAGTACAATTCTGATCGTGCCTG GTATGATAGAGAAGAAGGCAGCACTGTGTTTGACACGGATAGATCCGCACTGTTTTTAGGTGATGAGGCCTCTTTTCAGAAAAAAGAGGCAGAGTTGGCCAAAAAACTG ACTCGAAAGGATGGCACTAAGATGTCACTTGCCCAGAGTAAGAAGCTATCACAGCTAACTGCAGACAATGCACAGTGGGAAGACCGTCAGCTTCTGAGATCTGGAGCTGTTAAAGGCACTGAGGTGCAAACAGAATTTGATGATGAGGACGAAAGGAAGGTTATCCTTCTTGTTCATG ATACAAAACCCCCTTTTCTGGATGGAAGGATTGTCTTCACAAAGCAAGCTGAACCAGTAATGCCAATCAAGGACCCCACGTCAGATATGGCCATAATATCTCGGAAAGGCTCAGTTCTTGTTCGTGAAATACATGAAAAACAAAGCATGCATAAATCTCGTCAACGATTTTGGGAACTTGCTGGGTCAAAACTTGGTGATATCTTAGGAGTTGAAAAAACAGCTGAACAG GTTGATGCAGATACTGCTGCAGTGGGTGAACAAGGTGAGGTTGATTTCAAGGAAGAAGCTAGGTTTTCACAACATTTAAAGAAAGGGGAAGCAGTGAGCGACTTTGCAAAATCCAAAACAATCTCACAGCAAAGGCAGTATTTGCCCATTTTTTCTGTTCGCGAGGAGTTACTGCAG GTGGTTCACGAAAATCAGATTGTGGTGGTTGTTGGAGAAACTGGTTCAGGGAAGACAACACAATTGACCCAG TACTTACATGAAGATGGCTTTACAACAAATGGGATAGTTGGTTGTACCCAACCAAGGCGTGTCGCAGCTATGAGTGTTGCAAAAAGAGTTAGCGAAGAAATGGAAACTGATCTTGGTGAGAAAGTAGGATATGCCATTCGTTTTGAAGATGTGACTGGGCCTAACACTGTTATCAAg TACATGACAGATGGTGTGCTTCTACGCGAGACACTGAAAGATTCTGATCTTGAAAAATATCG TGTCATTGTAATGGACGAGGCACATGAGAGATCATTGAACACTGATGTGCTGTTTGGAATACTTAAAAAGGTTGTTGCCCGGCGGCGTGATTTTAAGCTTATCGTGACATCTGCCACGCTAAATGCTCAgaaattttcaaactttttcgGAAG TGTACCAATATTCCACATACCTGGGAGAACATTTCCAGTTCAAATCATGTATAGCAAAACCCCTTGTGAAGATTACGTAGAGGCTGCAGTAAAACAGGCTATGACCATCCACATAACTAGTGCACCAGGTGATATACTCATATTTATGACCGGTCAAGATGAGATTGAAGCTACTTGTTATGCACTTCAAGAGCGAATGGAACAGTTAGTCTCCTCAGCAAAACAGGCAGTACCAAAGCTACTTATTCTTCCTATTTACTCCCAACTGCCTGCTGATTTGCAGGCTAAGATATTCCAGAAGGCCGAAGAAGGAGAGCGCAAATGCATTGTTGCCACAAATATTGCTGAGACATCCTTAACTGTTGATGGAATTTTCTATGTGATTGATACTGGTTACGGTAAGATGAAGGTATACAATCCACGAATGGGTATGGATGCTCTCCAAGTGTTCCCTGTCAGTCGTGCAGCAGCAGACCAGCGTGCTGGGCGAGCCGGTAGAACTGGGCCCGGTACTTGTTACCGACTTTATACTGAAAATGCATACCAGAATGAAATGTTGCCAAGCCCTGTACCAGAAATTCAGAGGACAAATCTTGGCAATGTAGTATTGCTGCTCAAGTCGCTCAAGATTTCAAATTTGttagattttgattttatgGATCCTCCTCCTCAGGAAAACATACTCAACTCCATGTATCAGCTGTGGGTATTGGGTGCACTGAATAATGTAGGGGATCTAACTGATCTTGGTTGGAAAATGGTGGAGTTCCCGTTGGACCCTCCTCTTGCTAAGATGCTTTTGATGGGGGAACAACTAGAATGCCTAAATGAAGTTCTCACCATTGTATCGATGCTTTCAGTACCTTCAGTTTTCTTTAGACCCAAGGATAGGGCAGAGGAGAGTGATGCTGCTAGGGAGAAATTTTTTGTACCGGAATCCGATCATCTCACCCTGCTCAATGTCTACCAACAATGGAAGTCTAATCAGTACCGAGGTGATTGGTGTAATGACCATTTCTTGCACGTCAAAGGTTTGCGCAAAGCTAGGGAGGTTAGATCTCAACTGCTGGATATACTGAAGACCCTCAAAATTCCACTTACCTCATGTGGCCCCGATTGGGACATTGTGAGAAAGGCGATCTGTTCTGCATATTTTCATAATGCAGCTAGACTGAAGGGGGTGGGTGAATATGTGAATTGCAGGAATGGAATGCCATGTCATCTGCATCCCACTAGTGCACTGTATGGGTTGGGTTATACACCCGATTACGTGGTTTATCACGAGTTGATCTTAACAACGAAGGAGTATATGCAGTGTGTGACCGCAGTGGAGCCTCAGTGGTTAGCGGAGCTGGGACCCATGTTTTTCTCTATCAAGGAGTCAGATACATCCATGTTAGAACACAAAAAGAagcaaaaggaagaaaaaaccGCGATGGAGGAAGAAATGGAGAATTTGAGGAAGGTGCAAGCAGAGATTGATAGAAGAAACAAGGAGAAGGAGAGGGAGAAGAGGGAGAGGCAGCAACAGCAAGTTTCAATGCCTGGGTTGAAGAAGCCCAAGCCTTCTACTTACCTTAGACCTAAGAAACTTGGGCTGTAA
- the LOC116026544 gene encoding pre-mRNA-splicing factor ATP-dependent RNA helicase DEAH7 isoform X1: MQKPGEGEVTGPIDLDKTTTTLEPDGASGGGLYIPGKDRVVFRPPERKSLLGLDVLASAKRGGSTVENSFKVPRERVASVVSAIDEETSTETGQLEDVPSRGSRSHTSRRYRDSVASEASISGITVTEEGRENETVLRPRSDEHYQVPTPSTGRSRTKSSSHDFDHGRERKSRDDYRSKSREVKRDRIDGEEHRHRESSRNHGKEYNDDSRRKRSRYESPRNTRGRSDWDDGRWEWEDTPRRDSSSYTSSRRHEPSPSPMFIGASPDVRLVSPWLGGHTPRSGAASPWDTVAPSPTPIRASGSSVRSSGSRYGGKSSRLSSSANTSRMSEDDGDDRIRGSEDDNQGMEITENMRLEMEYNSDRAWYDREEGSTVFDTDRSALFLGDEASFQKKEAELAKKLTRKDGTKMSLAQSKKLSQLTADNAQWEDRQLLRSGAVKGTEVQTEFDDEDERKVILLVHDTKPPFLDGRIVFTKQAEPVMPIKDPTSDMAIISRKGSVLVREIHEKQSMHKSRQRFWELAGSKLGDILGVEKTAEQVDADTAAVGEQGEVDFKEEARFSQHLKKGEAVSDFAKSKTISQQRQYLPIFSVREELLQVVHENQIVVVVGETGSGKTTQLTQYLHEDGFTTNGIVGCTQPRRVAAMSVAKRVSEEMETDLGEKVGYAIRFEDVTGPNTVIKYMTDGVLLRETLKDSDLEKYRVIVMDEAHERSLNTDVLFGILKKVVARRRDFKLIVTSATLNAQKFSNFFGSVPIFHIPGRTFPVQIMYSKTPCEDYVEAAVKQAMTIHITSAPGDILIFMTGQDEIEATCYALQERMEQLVSSAKQAVPKLLILPIYSQLPADLQAKIFQKAEEGERKCIVATNIAETSLTVDGIFYVIDTGYGKMKVYNPRMGMDALQVFPVSRAAADQRAGRAGRTGPGTCYRLYTENAYQNEMLPSPVPEIQRTNLGNVVLLLKSLKISNLLDFDFMDPPPQENILNSMYQLWVLGALNNVGDLTDLGWKMVEFPLDPPLAKMLLMGEQLECLNEVLTIVSMLSVPSVFFRPKDRAEESDAAREKFFVPESDHLTLLNVYQQWKSNQYRGDWCNDHFLHVKGLRKAREVRSQLLDILKTLKIPLTSCGPDWDIVRKAICSAYFHNAARLKGVGEYVNCRNGMPCHLHPTSALYGLGYTPDYVVYHELILTTKEYMQCVTAVEPQWLAELGPMFFSIKESDTSMLEHKKKQKEEKTAMEEEMENLRKVQAEIDRRNKEKEREKRERQQQQVSMPGLKKPKPSTYLRPKKLGL, encoded by the exons ATGCAg AAACCAGGAGAGGGAGAGGTTACTGGACCTATAGACCTTGACAAGACAACTACTACTTTGGAACCTGATGGCGCCAGTGGTGGTGGTCTATATATTCCTGGGAAGGATCGTGTTGTTTTTAGACCTCCAGAGCGGAAATCACTTCTTG GGCTAGATGTGCTTGCAAGTGCAAAAAGAGGAGGATCTACAGTAGAGAATTCATTTAAAGTTCCAAGGGAAAGAGTAGCTTCTGTTGTGTCAGCTATAGATGAAGAGACTTCTACTGAGACTGGACAATTAGAAGATGTTCCATCTAGAGGTTCACGCAGTCACACAAGTAGACGTTATCGTGATTCTGTTGCCAGCGAGGCTTCTATCTCAG GGATTACAGTTACTGAAGAAGGACGAGAGAATGAGACAGTCTTGAGGCCTCGGTCTGATGAACACTAtcag gTTCCAACTCCATCTACTGGAAGATCAAGGACTAAGAGTTCATCCCATGATTTTGATCATGGGAGGGAAAGGAAGTCCCGGGATGACTATAGGAGCAAAAGCAGGGAGGTAAAGAGAGATAGAATTGATGGGGAAGAGCATCGCCATAGGGAATCATCACGCAATCATGGAAAAGAATACAATGATGACAGCAGAAGAAAAAGAAGTAGATATGAAAGCCCCAGGAATACACGTG GAAGATCTGACTGGGATGATGGCAGATGGGAGTGGGAAGATACACCTCGTCGAGATAGTTCCTCCTATACTAGCAGCCGACGCCATGAACCTTCACCATCCCCAATGTTTATTGGGGCCTCTCCTGATGTGCGACTTGTTTCCCCGTGGTTGGGAGGCCATACACCTCGTTCTG GAGCTGCTTCTCCTTGGGACACTGTGGCTCCATCTCCAACTCCAATACGAGCATCTGGTTCTTCTGTAAGATCTTCAGGTTCCCGATATGGTGGAAAATCCAGTCGGCTTTCTTCTTCTGCTAATACTTCTCGAATGTCTGAG GATGATGGAGACGATAGAATTCGTGGATCTGAAGACGACAATCAGGGGATGGAGATCACTGAAAATATGCGTCTAGAGATGGAGTACAATTCTGATCGTGCCTG GTATGATAGAGAAGAAGGCAGCACTGTGTTTGACACGGATAGATCCGCACTGTTTTTAGGTGATGAGGCCTCTTTTCAGAAAAAAGAGGCAGAGTTGGCCAAAAAACTG ACTCGAAAGGATGGCACTAAGATGTCACTTGCCCAGAGTAAGAAGCTATCACAGCTAACTGCAGACAATGCACAGTGGGAAGACCGTCAGCTTCTGAGATCTGGAGCTGTTAAAGGCACTGAGGTGCAAACAGAATTTGATGATGAGGACGAAAGGAAGGTTATCCTTCTTGTTCATG ATACAAAACCCCCTTTTCTGGATGGAAGGATTGTCTTCACAAAGCAAGCTGAACCAGTAATGCCAATCAAGGACCCCACGTCAGATATGGCCATAATATCTCGGAAAGGCTCAGTTCTTGTTCGTGAAATACATGAAAAACAAAGCATGCATAAATCTCGTCAACGATTTTGGGAACTTGCTGGGTCAAAACTTGGTGATATCTTAGGAGTTGAAAAAACAGCTGAACAG GTTGATGCAGATACTGCTGCAGTGGGTGAACAAGGTGAGGTTGATTTCAAGGAAGAAGCTAGGTTTTCACAACATTTAAAGAAAGGGGAAGCAGTGAGCGACTTTGCAAAATCCAAAACAATCTCACAGCAAAGGCAGTATTTGCCCATTTTTTCTGTTCGCGAGGAGTTACTGCAG GTGGTTCACGAAAATCAGATTGTGGTGGTTGTTGGAGAAACTGGTTCAGGGAAGACAACACAATTGACCCAG TACTTACATGAAGATGGCTTTACAACAAATGGGATAGTTGGTTGTACCCAACCAAGGCGTGTCGCAGCTATGAGTGTTGCAAAAAGAGTTAGCGAAGAAATGGAAACTGATCTTGGTGAGAAAGTAGGATATGCCATTCGTTTTGAAGATGTGACTGGGCCTAACACTGTTATCAAg TACATGACAGATGGTGTGCTTCTACGCGAGACACTGAAAGATTCTGATCTTGAAAAATATCG TGTCATTGTAATGGACGAGGCACATGAGAGATCATTGAACACTGATGTGCTGTTTGGAATACTTAAAAAGGTTGTTGCCCGGCGGCGTGATTTTAAGCTTATCGTGACATCTGCCACGCTAAATGCTCAgaaattttcaaactttttcgGAAG TGTACCAATATTCCACATACCTGGGAGAACATTTCCAGTTCAAATCATGTATAGCAAAACCCCTTGTGAAGATTACGTAGAGGCTGCAGTAAAACAGGCTATGACCATCCACATAACTAGTGCACCAGGTGATATACTCATATTTATGACCGGTCAAGATGAGATTGAAGCTACTTGTTATGCACTTCAAGAGCGAATGGAACAGTTAGTCTCCTCAGCAAAACAGGCAGTACCAAAGCTACTTATTCTTCCTATTTACTCCCAACTGCCTGCTGATTTGCAGGCTAAGATATTCCAGAAGGCCGAAGAAGGAGAGCGCAAATGCATTGTTGCCACAAATATTGCTGAGACATCCTTAACTGTTGATGGAATTTTCTATGTGATTGATACTGGTTACGGTAAGATGAAGGTATACAATCCACGAATGGGTATGGATGCTCTCCAAGTGTTCCCTGTCAGTCGTGCAGCAGCAGACCAGCGTGCTGGGCGAGCCGGTAGAACTGGGCCCGGTACTTGTTACCGACTTTATACTGAAAATGCATACCAGAATGAAATGTTGCCAAGCCCTGTACCAGAAATTCAGAGGACAAATCTTGGCAATGTAGTATTGCTGCTCAAGTCGCTCAAGATTTCAAATTTGttagattttgattttatgGATCCTCCTCCTCAGGAAAACATACTCAACTCCATGTATCAGCTGTGGGTATTGGGTGCACTGAATAATGTAGGGGATCTAACTGATCTTGGTTGGAAAATGGTGGAGTTCCCGTTGGACCCTCCTCTTGCTAAGATGCTTTTGATGGGGGAACAACTAGAATGCCTAAATGAAGTTCTCACCATTGTATCGATGCTTTCAGTACCTTCAGTTTTCTTTAGACCCAAGGATAGGGCAGAGGAGAGTGATGCTGCTAGGGAGAAATTTTTTGTACCGGAATCCGATCATCTCACCCTGCTCAATGTCTACCAACAATGGAAGTCTAATCAGTACCGAGGTGATTGGTGTAATGACCATTTCTTGCACGTCAAAGGTTTGCGCAAAGCTAGGGAGGTTAGATCTCAACTGCTGGATATACTGAAGACCCTCAAAATTCCACTTACCTCATGTGGCCCCGATTGGGACATTGTGAGAAAGGCGATCTGTTCTGCATATTTTCATAATGCAGCTAGACTGAAGGGGGTGGGTGAATATGTGAATTGCAGGAATGGAATGCCATGTCATCTGCATCCCACTAGTGCACTGTATGGGTTGGGTTATACACCCGATTACGTGGTTTATCACGAGTTGATCTTAACAACGAAGGAGTATATGCAGTGTGTGACCGCAGTGGAGCCTCAGTGGTTAGCGGAGCTGGGACCCATGTTTTTCTCTATCAAGGAGTCAGATACATCCATGTTAGAACACAAAAAGAagcaaaaggaagaaaaaaccGCGATGGAGGAAGAAATGGAGAATTTGAGGAAGGTGCAAGCAGAGATTGATAGAAGAAACAAGGAGAAGGAGAGGGAGAAGAGGGAGAGGCAGCAACAGCAAGTTTCAATGCCTGGGTTGAAGAAGCCCAAGCCTTCTACTTACCTTAGACCTAAGAAACTTGGGCTGTAA